Below is a genomic region from Pan troglodytes isolate AG18354 chromosome X, NHGRI_mPanTro3-v2.0_pri, whole genome shotgun sequence.
ccttgagGTTCAGCCAACCCCCCTACTGCTATGTCTCAATATTTAAAGGGCCATTGAAGCCTCCCATTCCATGCCATATACCCTGGACAGGTTTTCCCATTTATGCCTGGGAATAACTCCGTGAGGATGGTATAGTcagtcccatttcacagatgaccAAGCTCAGGCTCACAGAACCTAAGTCGCCTCTTGAGGTAAGTGGCAGGATTGGAATGAGGTTCtatccctcaccctccctagAGGACCCTGAGAGCACCTCCCTTTTAGAAGATGCACTTCCAAGGCTTAAGAAATGGTCAGATTCCACCATTCAGATCATGGCGATGTCTTTAGGGGAGTTTGTGTAAATTAGGGAGACAACTTTGTTATTGTTTGTTCTGTATTGATGAGTATTTAGAATgcttctcattttttcctttttaaaaagatttcagcAATACTGTAGCAAATAACCTCTTACCTGGCTATTTTGTACATGTGAAAAATGTTTCATCCATTACATGCTTACACATCTATCCCTTGGGGCTTGATTTCAATAATTTAAACTCCCTTATATGCGTCTGAGCATTCTCATTCCTTTAACCATCTTTATACCTGTTGTAGTTACaatatttaaatgcatttataACTGATAAGTGTGTTTCCATTTCCTTGATGTATTTGGTCCCTCATCCTGCccccatacacagacacacacagagccacTTTTTAcgtttttcttttgcaaattaaaaaaaaattcttattcagTTTTTTCTACATTGAAATTTTGTCAAACGATAGGTGATAAAAGTATATTTAGATAGTTGCATTTGCATTCCTTATATATTAGTGAGCTAGAATGCATTTTCTTAtgattattggccatttgcatttcGTCATCCATGAACCATTTACATATTTTGTCAGTTTTGCTGTTTTGTTATAGGATCTGTACGTGTGTTAAATCTAAAACCCTTCATTGATCTATGCATGCGTTATTTCAACACATCTTTCTTGGCTGAATATTATTTATGAGACACTCTAGAAAAATCCATATCCTAGATGTGTCTTCTGAGATCTTGGCTCTTATATTTATGGGAGATGTCCCCCTGCAGCAAAAAAAGTGTTAGTGCCCATGCAAACATGCGTGGCTTGTCAAGGATCACATGTACAGACAGTTCACACTTACTCCTAAACCCGGCATGGCCACAGAGTAGAAAGGATGTGTGGGGCATTATATAAGGAGAGCACTGGCTCAGGATTGTGATTTCTGTGATCTCTATACTAAcggcaagattttttaaaattatgtaacattTCTGAGTTTgccttttctcatttgtaaaatggaaacaatcatAGCTACCAAAGACAATTGTTCTGAGAAgtaaaagaacaaattattttaagCGTCATACACAGCGTAGGGTACATACGGTACTCAACACATCTTAGTCTGCTTCCTATCTCATACCCGTCCTTCCTTTAAAGGAGATTCCTTTGACATAATCCAAAAGGCATGGTTCCATAACGATCACATGAAAGTTTTAAGGGAAATGTATAGGTTTCCATGATTAATTAACTGCGGTGTCACTACTCTGTGCTgggtaagaaaaggaaaacaatcgcTGAACCAGTTTCCCAGGGTTTGTAAAAGAAAACCATCAAAGCCACCACCTCATTTCACTTTATTTCGTAGACTTCCCCATCCCATTTTTTATGTTCTATGTTAATTTCTCAAGAAAAATAGGCCCGGCACCGCCTCTGCGCACAACCCTGCTGGTCTGGCCCAGGCGGGGGGCGGGGCCGGCACGATGAGCGCCCCGGGCAGCCCCGACCAGGCCTACGACTTCCTGCTCAAGTTCCTGTTGGTGGGCGACAGCGACGTGGGCAAGGGCGAGATCCTGGAGAGCCTGCAGGACGGCACGGCCGAGTCCCCGTACAGTCACCTGGGGGGAATCGACTACAAGACGACCACCATCCTGCTGGACGGCCAGCGGGTGAAGCTGAAGCTCTGGGATACGTCGGGGCAGGGAAGATTTTGTACCATATTCCGCTCCTACTCTCGTGGTGCACAAGGAGTGATCCTGGTCTACGACATTGCAAACCGCTGGTCTTTCGAGGGTATGGATCGATGGATTAAGAAGATTGAGGAACATGCCCCTGGTGTCCCTAAAATCCTGGTGGGGAATCGCCTACATCTGGCATTCAAGAGGCAGGTGCCCAGGGAGCAGGCCCAGGCCTACGCCGAGCGCCTGGGTGTGACCTTCTTTGAGGTCAGCCCTCTGTGCAATTTCAACATCATAGAGTCTTTCACGGAGCTGGCCAGGATAGTGCTGCTGCGGCACAGGTTGAACTGGCTCGGGAGGCCGAGCAAGGTACTGAGCTTGCAAGACCTCTGCTGCCGCACCATCGTGTCCTGCACACCTGTGCATCTGGTGGACAAGCTCCCGCTCCCCATTGCCTTAAGAAGCCACCTCAAGTCCTTCTCCATGGCTAAGGGCCTGAATGCCAGGATGATGCGAGGCCTCTCCTACTCCCTCACCACCAGCTCCACTCACAAAAGGAGCAGCCTCTGCAAAGTGAAGATCGTCTGCCCACCCCAGAGCCCACCCAAAAACTGCACCAGAAACAGCTGCAAAATTTCTTAAGGAAGGCACCAAAAGGAAACACGCTGGAATCGCTCCAGGAAAAACTCTGGTTACACCTGGAAGAGGGAAGATGCCTTCTAGATTCAAATAAATACGTTTTCAGTTTCTCATGGGAACAATGCTGCTTGGGAATGTGTGTGATGCCGTCTGTCAATAAAAGCACTTTACGCAGTTTGACTTTGAATTTCTACGTGGATGTGCATGTGTTTATAAAGGGGAAATTAGTACTCTGCTCAACTCTTGATAACATGAAATTTTGAATGTTACTTATATCATAATCACACTGcatctttttccttaaaataaccGCTTTTGTAAGAATGGTGATATGACAGTGATGAGTATAAATTCAAGGGAATTTGAGATGCAATGATAGTGAGATCATTCCGAGTCATTGATATTACTAGAGGGGCCTTTTTATAAACCTCCTTTTTGATGTCAAAGCACCAATTTATAAAACACTGCAGATGCATATAGAGATTATACGTAACAGATCTGTCCAGTTTGTGCACGAAATGGATTTGATAAAGTTTTTGCTATGTTATTTTACTACATTTGGAGATTAATAAGTgatttatatgtatgtttttctgtaaatctactTTTTTGTACAAGATGTTCTACAAGATATGAAGCTAAGGGAGGAAAACGCCAAAGATATCTCTAGTTATGTTGAACATAGCCAACATGGTTTCAATGGGTCAGTAAGAAAAAAGCCATTTCAGTAAGGAATGAAATAAGTActtatttatgaaaatgtttcttaacaataaaaaagtatatatttttatcttttggtaaaacgaaaagaaaaagaaagaaaaatatgtataatgtaACCCTGCAAGATTAGGCTTTGCAGAAAAACAATGCAATAGAACACGGGGGGCCAGGCCCATTATAAGGCCTTAGGTGAGTAATTTCCCCTGTGCTGGCCAGTTTTGGTTAACACCTCTCAGATCGATATAGAGGTTAATGAGATCACATCTGGGAAAGCACTTCTGAGACCTTagatgggaaggaaggagaagtgaTTTCCATGTAGTTACTTTCCAGTTTACACTGTGGATTATTATAATTGATATTGGATGAACTGAGTAAATATAAGTCCTTGTACTCTTTTGTAATTGAATGACCATTTATTTGTGCATTGTCATAGGGTGATTGTAACATAAAGTCCCGCAGAAGGGCAGTACCTCTGGCCTCAGGGAGCCATGGGGACTCACCCTTCCTGAACTCTGGTACGTTTCTATCTCATGAATTTTCCACAACATTCCTGGGAGGTAGAGGATATAATCTCTACACCATCCTGTAGCTTAAGAAACAGTGATGTTTGCAGGTTAAGCAACCTGGCTGGGGAGCATCCTACCACTAAGTGGAAAAGCAGGGACCGGCACCCTATATGCCCCCATGCAGACTGTGACGCTGAGCTGCACATCACACCATAACCAAGCAAATCTTGCTTTCCTGCTGACCCAGGCCACTACTGAAATCTGTATCTTGAGCTCTGAAGCCAAGCTCCCAGTTCTGTCTCTCTTCTGAAAGACAGCCTTGTCAGACCTAAATTTCCTACTCTGTAGACAAGGGAGTGTGTCTGGGCCATTGCTTTAGAAACTGGAGTCCGCAGACAGTTCCTGTATCAGGAAGAATATGCACTCTCAGAGGGACAGGGGTCATGCTGAGGATGAATACTTGAAGGAGCAGGCCCTAAACACATGCAGATCGGGGATGCATAGAGTCTTTAATAGAAATTACCAAATCAACCTGGAAAGAGGTTGTACTAAATGACATCCCCACCACCAATATGAAACAGGGTAGACTTCCCCGCATGCCCACCTTACTGGAATCCTGAAtggtttctttttatactttgatGATATGACAGGTGGAAATTCTTTCATtgtcattatatttaatttgatgttcagataacttaaaaaaatcccTAGTACACAAAATGCTCTAATAATCATCATTGCATTATGTTTTTATTGCAAAATGGTCCATTTTCACATGTAGCCTAAAAACAATGAGCAACAGGCACTTGAGTCTGCAGGTTCTAGAGCTACTGCTGGCATTACATttccagggtgtgtgtgtggcctCTGAGGGCTTCTAATGacactgttttcatagaaggGGATTAAGAATGTCTCTCCATGACATTGGTTGAGTTCAAGTTTGGAGAGGATCTGGATCTGCACTTTATGGAGTCTTTTTGAATGACACAAGAGCTGGACCACAACACGCTTCTGAGCAGGCTgtaatcttttccccattgtggaAAGCAAGCCTGTCTGTGACCTCACCTGCTCAAGTCAGGGTGGATCCCTCCAGGATGTAAGGTATGGAAGTCGGCCTAAATCTGCTTCTGAACACTGAAGCTGGGTGCTCCCATCTTGCTGCCATCCGTTGCAGAGACCTGAAAAATTGCCTGCTCTCAGCCACCAATGCCACAGATTCAGTCACTTGTGTGAGAACTCTGTCCTGAGAGATAAAATACCATAAATTACCAGCAGCTGTTTGACACATcttgcatccatccatccatccatccatccatccatccatccatccatccttgcAGTTAATAGACATTAAGGCCAAACTCTACACGATCCCTTTTATGAAGTTTTAGGCTTCCCCAGAATAGAAACAAGGAAGTAAAGTGTGGAAATAGGGGCATGGTGAATTCAGTTTGTAGATCTAAAAAGAGATGGCCCCTTCCTCTTAATATTCAACCTGAAAGGGTCTCTTAtcattgataattttaaaacataatttaatacCCTGGACCCCTCTCTACATCCACAGTTACGGTTCTCTTTACATATATTCTCTCCATTGTAACCAAAGTTCTATGAAGAATTCTCAATACTCAACTCACATTCCTCCACCTCAGTCCTCATTGCTCATCTAATGGCGCTttgttcccccaccccaccactgaAATGAAACCCACCAAGGTCTACAGCCACTTCTTTTTCACATTTATAGATCAAGAATGTTGAAATAAACATCCTAATGTTTTCATCTGTGTAATATTTCAGAAGATTTCTTATGCAGGTACTTATAAATTTATTCAGAAATGTATGCATTTATATACTTATCTTCAAAAGATAAGGTTCATCCTACATTTAATATCATAACTTGCTTGTTTCACTGAGAACATACCTCAAAGTTTATTGATTATGAATAAACATGAGTCTATACCATAGGGATAGTAGAGATACTAATGGCCAgtaaagacagaagaaaagaaattaaaatagctaaaacatATTATTTGCCAAGTCCTTTTTAGGCATTGAGTCATTCAATTTTCAGAGCACCCTTACAAGGTAGAAACTGTTACTAATTCCCATTTCGTAGATGCAAATCTGAAGTACAGAGTGAATAAAGACTTTGCCTGAGACCACACAgttagggagagggagagcttaGATGTGTGTCCAGTACATCATGCTCCAAAGCCTGGGAGACTGTCAAAGCTCTGTTGTTAGGTGAAAGAAGCAGTCTGCGCAAGCATGCGTACTTTGGGAGGTtactaaaatgaatattttgtatattaatatatttatatgaaaagctAGATATAATGAGAAAAGGTGGATGATTATGACCTTGGTGAGAGGACATTCATTGCAATCATATGGGCAGAAGATATAGTACAGTGGGATAAGCAATCAAAGGGAAACGAGGAATGTAGA
It encodes:
- the RAB40AL gene encoding ras-related protein Rab-40A-like, whose amino-acid sequence is MSAPGSPDQAYDFLLKFLLVGDSDVGKGEILESLQDGTAESPYSHLGGIDYKTTTILLDGQRVKLKLWDTSGQGRFCTIFRSYSRGAQGVILVYDIANRWSFEGMDRWIKKIEEHAPGVPKILVGNRLHLAFKRQVPREQAQAYAERLGVTFFEVSPLCNFNIIESFTELARIVLLRHRLNWLGRPSKVLSLQDLCCRTIVSCTPVHLVDKLPLPIALRSHLKSFSMAKGLNARMMRGLSYSLTTSSTHKRSSLCKVKIVCPPQSPPKNCTRNSCKIS